A region of Venenivibrio stagnispumantis DNA encodes the following proteins:
- a CDS encoding hydrolase — MLDKYFLDKEDVALIIIDIQDKLASVMEEREKVINNTVHLIELSKMMNIPISLTEQYPKGLGKTVPEIQQVLPEYNPIEKLSFNCCNESDFENKIKQINRKKLILTGMETHICVLQTALELLKMGYIVHIVADAVCSRSKENKEIALRLLQDAGTVITCTETILFQILKVAGTEEFKIISKRIK; from the coding sequence ATGCTTGATAAATACTTTTTAGATAAAGAAGATGTAGCTCTTATAATAATTGATATTCAGGATAAACTTGCTTCTGTTATGGAAGAAAGAGAAAAAGTTATAAATAATACGGTTCATCTTATAGAGTTATCAAAAATGATGAATATTCCCATATCACTAACAGAACAATATCCAAAAGGGCTTGGGAAAACCGTTCCTGAAATACAACAAGTTTTACCGGAATATAATCCTATCGAAAAACTATCTTTTAACTGCTGTAATGAATCTGACTTTGAAAACAAAATAAAACAAATTAACAGGAAAAAATTAATATTAACAGGAATGGAAACCCATATATGTGTATTACAAACTGCTCTTGAGCTTTTAAAAATGGGTTATATAGTTCATATTGTAGCTGATGCAGTTTGTTCCAGAAGTAAAGAAAACAAAGAAATAGCCCTTAGATTATTACAGGATGCCGGAACAGTTATTACCTGCACAGAAACAATATTATTCCAGATTTTGAAAGTAGCCGGCACAGAAGAGTTTAAAATTATCTCAAAAAGAATAAAATGA
- a CDS encoding OsmC family protein, producing MENKEKVVNVSLENDNFIAKSGEKSFNISDLGVSASELYLISIAHCFATTVKAYVNHKGLKIENLNVEVKGKKHENENRYETVEINVSFDGDLTKEQIERILVIGKRGCTVGNSSSAGVNIQTKYTGSIPV from the coding sequence ATGGAAAATAAAGAAAAAGTTGTAAATGTATCCTTAGAAAATGATAATTTTATAGCTAAATCCGGTGAAAAATCTTTTAATATTTCTGATTTAGGAGTATCTGCTTCTGAATTATATCTAATATCTATTGCCCATTGTTTTGCCACTACAGTAAAAGCCTACGTAAACCATAAAGGCTTGAAAATTGAAAATCTAAATGTAGAAGTAAAAGGTAAAAAACATGAAAATGAAAATAGATATGAAACTGTTGAAATAAATGTTTCTTTTGATGGAGATTTAACAAAAGAGCAAATTGAAAGAATATTAGTTATAGGAAAAAGAGGCTGTACAGTTGGAAACAGTTCATCTGCCGGAGTAAATATCCAAACTAAATATACTGGCTCTATTCCGGTATGA